From the Vicinamibacteria bacterium genome, the window CGGGGTGGGCTCGGCGTCGGCGTGGCGGCGCTACGTGCCGGTTCTCATCGCCCTCTTCGCTTCGGGAGTGGCTCTTTGGGCGCTCCTTCGCGTGCCGGCGCGGCGAGAGGCAGAGGCCCCGATTGCCCGGTTCGCTCTTCCGCTCGGGCCGGGTGAGGAGCTCTTTCTGACGTCGGCTCCCACCATCGCCATGAGCGATGACGGCCAGAGCATCGCCTACGTCGCATCGCGAGGGGCCACGACGCAGCTCTATTTGCGGCAGCTCGACGAGCTCGACGCGAAGCCGGTGGGAGGCGCCGGAGCGACGATGCCCTTCTTCTCACCGGACGGCCAATGGCTCGGATTTGCTCAGGGGGGCAAGCTCATGAAGGTTTCGGTCCGGGGAGGGGCCGCCACGGCCCTCGCCGAGCTCTCGGGCGCCCCACGAGGGGCCAGCTGGTCTTCCGACGGCATCGTCTTCGTTCCCGATGCGGCGCTGGGGCTCCACTGGGTCGGAGAGAACGGCGGTGAGACGCGTGTCCTCCGAGCGCCCGACCGGGCAACGGGGGAGAAATCCTACCGCTTTCCCGAGATTCTGCCCGAGGGCAAAGCCGTCCTGTTCACGGTGGGGTCGGGCGACATCGAGTCGTGGGACGACGCCTCCGTTGCGGTGCTCTCTCTCGAGGCCGGCGAGTATCGGATTCTCCTGGAGGGTGGCGCCTACCCTCGCCACAGCCCGACGGGACACCTGTTGTTCGCCCGCGACGGCTCTCTTTTCTCCGTTCCGCTCGACGGAGATCGATTGGAGATTACAGGTGCTCCCGTTCCCGTGCTCGATGGTGTGGTTACCTCTCCGACAAAGGGACCGGCCATGTACGCTCTTTCGCGAAACGGCTCGCTCCTCTACGCGCGCGGCAAGCCCTGGGGAACGGATCTGCGCGTCGTCACGGTGGATCGGGACGGAACGGCCGAGACACTCATCGATACGCCTCGCGCCTATGACGAAGTGGTGCCGTCCCCCGATGGAAGCAAGCTGGCTATCGCAATCGACAACGCGAACGCGGACATCTGGATGCACGACATCGTTCGCGGCACAACGACTCGTCTCATCTCGGGTTTCAATAACATGACTCCGCGCTGGACACCGGACGGAGAGCGCATCTCGTTCTCCTCCGATCGCGATGGGGTGATGCAGGTCCTCTGGCAGGCGGTCGACGGTAGCGACGAGGCTGCGGTTCTCGGCTCTGGCGTGTCGCCGGTCGCCAACTCCTGGCAGCCGTCGGGGTCCACGTTGGCTTTCGTACGTTTCGAGCCCGGCACGGAATGGGATATCTGGACCTTCGATGTGAACGGCGATCGCAGGCCCCAGCTGTTTCTCGCCACCGAAGCCAACGAAGAGTCTCCCGTGTTCTCTCCGGACGGTCGTTTCGTTGCCTACCAGTCCGACGAGACGGGGACGGACGAAATCTATCTCCGTACGTTTCCCGATTCGGGCACGAAATCTCAGGTTTCCACCGACGGCGGGGCGCAACCGATCTGGAGCCCCGACGGACGAGACATCTTGTATCGAAGCGGGAACAAGATGATGGCCGTCAGCGTTGCGCATGATGCGGGCCGGGCCATCCTCGGAAAGCCGCGGCTGCTCTTCGAGAGAGACTTCGTCTTCACCGCTTACAGCGAGGTCTTCTATCAAATGATGCCGGACGGCGAGCACTTCGTCATGGTCGACGCGAGCGAGGCGGCTCCGCGCCCGACGGCCTTGACGCTCGTTCAGAATTGGAGCCGAGAGCTCGAGATTCTCTCCCAATCGGCGAGGTAGGTTGCCGCTATCGGTCCTCGATCCCGGTTCGACTGGAAGCGCTCGAACAACTACCGCATTGATGATGGTGAAGATCGTCGTGTTGGCGCCGATCCCGAGTGCGAGCGAGATGACCGCCTCGCCGGTGAGTAGCGGGCTCTTGACCAACGTGCGAACCTCGAAGGGCAGATCGTTCTAAACGACCAGTACTGGCCTAGTCTCGCGAGCCCCTCGGGCTCGCGGACAGGTCGACGGGTTAGTCGTCGATGAGCTTCTCGAGTGCTTCGGCGTGCGTTTCCAGGAACAAGCGGTCCTTGGGGCGGTTCGCCTTCGCCTTGGACTCGACGATATGTTTGAGTCTAGCTACAGGAACGTCGATACACTCCAGTCGGAACACACGGCGTTCTCGCCAAACGTCGTCGAACTCGAATCCCGCCATTTCCAGAGTGAGATCGATTTCGAGTCCTCCATCATCCGTGGCCCTGGTGAGAGCCCGTCGCTCGACGACGCGCGTTCGGCCAAGAAATCGTCGAGGGGCTTGTCCATCGGCTCGTTGCCGGACCACAGTTGAAGGCCGACCGATTCGCACGCTTGCCAAGCCGTGAGCAAGTTTCTTGCGTCGGCAGGCAAGAACAGATCGCGGTCGTCGGTCGTGAAGAGCGTCTCCCCCGACGTCGCGTAGTAGTTCGCTCCCCAGACACCGATCACGATGAATCGGACGCCGCTTTGGGATAGAGCGCGCACCAGCTCTTCGAACGCGCTCACCTCGATCTATCGCACTCGAATCGCTTTCGCGAAATGCGCCTTCGACTCTCGAATCGCTTTCGCGACCCACGTCTTGTCCTTTCCGCTCTCGTTGCGTGGATCGGATTCGACCCGCTCCACGGCCTTCAAGTACGATTCGGACAACGGCACGTCGTTCGCGTCGCCGCGGGGCGCCCGCGTATGCGAAGGTTTTTGGGACTCGACCTGCCACGAGCAGCATTTTACCACCCGGCAGCGAGACAAAACTCAGGGGCGGCTCGGTACGAGACGCTCCAGCTCCTCGCGCCAGTTGAGCACGATGTGGATCTGCGCGGTGGAAGCCTCCGACTCCGACTTGACCATGAGGAAACGTTGACCGTCCCGCGTCACGTCGTAAGTTCTCGCGGCCGGACTACCGAGGTAGGAGCCCTCGAATAACGGCAGGGGCGTTCCGATTCGAAGCTCCGGCTCGAGCCGCACTTGAGTCGCCAACATCGCGTCGCCGTTGCGAAAGAAGAGCTCACGCCCCGTTGGCGACCACGCGGGCTCGGTGCCGCCGCTGGTGGAGACGGCAATCGCAGCTCCGGCCTCCAGATAGGACGTCACATAGACTTCGGTGCGGCCGGATCGGTTGGAAGTGTAGGCGACCCAACGGCCGTCGGGGGAGAAGTCCGCAGCCCGCTCGTTGAACTCCGACGCTACCAATGGCTTCGCCTCCTCGCCGAATGTCATCGTCCAGATATCGTAGTTCGCGCTCGAAACACGATCCCCGAAGAGAAGCGTTCTCCCATCGGGGTGAAAATCGTAAGGCCTCTGATTGGAAGAGGGATTTTCGAGCAAACGTTCAGGGTCTCCGTTCGCGTCGGCGGGCATCCAATACAGATCGTCTTCGCCGCTGGCTCGCGAGGCATAGGCGACGCGACGTCCATCCGACGTCCACGCCGGTTGGTCACCCAAGACGTCGAACGTGAGCCTCGTCCGTGCCGGCCGGTCGACGTCCAGAACCCAGATATCCCACTTGCTCGAGTCTCCATCGGAGAGCGCGACCTTTCGCCCATCCGGCGACAGCCGCGGGCCGAAGTAACCCCCCGGCTCATGAGGAAGAGGCGTCTCGATCCCCGAACGATCGACGAAAACGAGACGACTTTCGAGAGATTCGAATCCGGAGCCACTGGAGTAGGCGAGCGAGCCGTTCGGGCTTACGGCGTACTGCGCCCCCTCATGGCTTCCATGAGCGTGGATACCTTGAAGGACCGGCAGCGGTTCGCCGTCGAGCTCGAGTGATGCCAGGTCGAACGGAACCGCCCAGAGCGTCTCGTCGCGGACGAAGAGCAAATGTCCTGGGCGCAGGAATCGCGGCTGTATCGCGTTGTCGATGAGGACGCGTTCCTTTCCTGTCTCGAGCGAGACGACGGCGACTCGGGAGCGGTCGTCGACACCCACACCACCACCGGCTACCGCGGTGTGCGCGCCTGGGGTTTCGGCGAACAAGACGGCTTTCGATCCAGGAAGAACGTCCGGCCACGACACGACGCGAGAGGTCGCTTCGCCGGTAAGACGTCGCGGCGTCCCCCCTGCGGCCGGAAGCTCCCACAGCGCTCCCTCGCTCGCGAAGACGATGCGTTCGTCGTCGACCCAAGTGGCACCGTGGACGCTCCTGAGCTCGCACAAAACCGCTGTGGGGCCTCCACTCAGCCGAACTTTCTTGAGCCGGCCGTCCGCGTGGAAGCCGAGCCATTCGCCGTCGGGAGACAGAAAGGGTTGAGCGCCGCCTTCGGTGCCGGGGATGGGTGTGAAAGCCTCCTCGTCCAGCGATCGCACGAAAAGCTGTTGCGCCTCGCCCGACCCTCGCGCGAACACGAGGCTTCTCTCATCGGGTGTCATCGCCAAAAGCGTGGGCAGGTGACCGTTGGGGCTTTCGGGAACACGGATATCGAAACGCACGACAGGACCAGGGGTCGGATCGACGCTCGCCGTGGAAGATTTCATCGCCAACGCGCCCAGCACGAGGCCAAGAGCGAGCGCACTGACTGCCCACGCGTACACGGCGCGATGAGACGTCGCCGGTGTTTCCGCGGTCTCGACGTCCGCGCCTTCGAGCACAACTCGAGCTTCGCCAATGTCGCGAAGCCGGCGCTTCGCGTCTTTGTCGAGGCAGCGCCGCAGCAGAACACGCACGCTCGCGGGCATACGCGGCAGCTGACTCCATTCCGGCTCCGCCCGGATCACCGCGGCGAGCGTTTCCGAAACATCTTCGCCGGGGAACGCTTTCTTGCCGGTGAGCATCTCGTACAGCACGGCACCGAACGCGAAAATGTCGGTGCGCTTGTCGACGCGTTTGCCTTTCGCTTGCTCGGGGCTCATGTAACCCGCCGTTCCCAGTATGACGCCCACCTGCGTGCCTTGCCGGGTGAGTGTCGGTGATTGCGAGAGTTCTTGGTTGCCGCCGGCGCCCTCGCCCTCGAACGCTTTAGCGAGTCCGTAGTCCAGCACCTTGACGGTGCCGTCTTCTTTGAGCTTGATGTTCGCGGGCTTCAAGTCGCGGTGCACGATGCCGGCCTCGTGACCCGCGTCGAGCGCTTCGGCGATTTGCTTCGCGATCCCCAGGGCCTCCTCCTGCGGGATCGGGCCCTGGGCGATGCGGTCGGCGAGCGTGGGTCCTTCCACGAGCTCGAGAACGAGCGCCTGGACACCGTTGGACTCCTCCAGCCCATGAATGCCGGCG encodes:
- a CDS encoding protein kinase; this translates as MKPGDVISHYEILEPIGKGGMGEVYRAKDSKLGRDVAIKVLPEELARAEERIRRFQREAVVLASLNHPNIAGIHGLEESNGVQALVLELVEGPTLADRIAQGPIPQEEALGIAKQIAEALDAGHEAGIVHRDLKPANIKLKEDGTVKVLDYGLAKAFEGEGAGGNQELSQSPTLTRQGTQVGVILGTAGYMSPEQAKGKRVDKRTDIFAFGAVLYEMLTGKKAFPGEDVSETLAAVIRAEPEWSQLPRMPASVRVLLRRCLDKDAKRRLRDIGEARVVLEGADVETAETPATSHRAVYAWAVSALALGLVLGALAMKSSTASVDPTPGPVVRFDIRVPESPNGHLPTLLAMTPDERSLVFARGSGEAQQLFVRSLDEEAFTPIPGTEGGAQPFLSPDGEWLGFHADGRLKKVRLSGGPTAVLCELRSVHGATWVDDERIVFASEGALWELPAAGGTPRRLTGEATSRVVSWPDVLPGSKAVLFAETPGAHTAVAGGGVGVDDRSRVAVVSLETGKERVLIDNAIQPRFLRPGHLLFVRDETLWAVPFDLASLELDGEPLPVLQGIHAHGSHEGAQYAVSPNGSLAYSSGSGFESLESRLVFVDRSGIETPLPHEPGGYFGPRLSPDGRKVALSDGDSSKWDIWVLDVDRPARTRLTFDVLGDQPAWTSDGRRVAYASRASGEDDLYWMPADANGDPERLLENPSSNQRPYDFHPDGRTLLFGDRVSSANYDIWTMTFGEEAKPLVASEFNERAADFSPDGRWVAYTSNRSGRTEVYVTSYLEAGAAIAVSTSGGTEPAWSPTGRELFFRNGDAMLATQVRLEPELRIGTPLPLFEGSYLGSPAARTYDVTRDGQRFLMVKSESEASTAQIHIVLNWREELERLVPSRP
- a CDS encoding protein kinase, which produces DGTLFLAMELVEGMTLAETIAQGAIVLEEALPLFAQIAAGLEAAHARGVIHRDLKPANIKVTPDGKIKILDFGLAKAMSEPDDARSSSSSLHESPTAVKETASGMILGTAPYMSPEQCKGKPLDRRADLWAFGCVLYEALTGKKAFHAETVSETLAAILKDEPRWDRLPADTPGSIRTLLRRCLRKDAARRLHDAADVRIEIEDAAAEPESVAPGVGSASAWRRYVPVLIALFASGVALWALLRVPARREAEAPIARFALPLGPGEELFLTSAPTIAMSDDGQSIAYVASRGATTQLYLRQLDELDAKPVGGAGATMPFFSPDGQWLGFAQGGKLMKVSVRGGAATALAELSGAPRGASWSSDGIVFVPDAALGLHWVGENGGETRVLRAPDRATGEKSYRFPEILPEGKAVLFTVGSGDIESWDDASVAVLSLEAGEYRILLEGGAYPRHSPTGHLLFARDGSLFSVPLDGDRLEITGAPVPVLDGVVTSPTKGPAMYALSRNGSLLYARGKPWGTDLRVVTVDRDGTAETLIDTPRAYDEVVPSPDGSKLAIAIDNANADIWMHDIVRGTTTRLISGFNNMTPRWTPDGERISFSSDRDGVMQVLWQAVDGSDEAAVLGSGVSPVANSWQPSGSTLAFVRFEPGTEWDIWTFDVNGDRRPQLFLATEANEESPVFSPDGRFVAYQSDETGTDEIYLRTFPDSGTKSQVSTDGGAQPIWSPDGRDILYRSGNKMMAVSVAHDAGRAILGKPRLLFERDFVFTAYSEVFYQMMPDGEHFVMVDASEAAPRPTALTLVQNWSRELEILSQSAR